TTCGCCCGGTGTGGGCCCACGATTGCCTGTCGGTCACGGTCAGCACGGACCGGCGTCGCGTGCGGCTGGAGGTCAAGCCCTGAACGGCCCCCTGGCCTGCGTGCCCCAACGCGTTCACGCTGGGGGCCGGCGCCCGCCGCTCACCCTCCCTGGTTGCGTGCGGCAGGCAGCCGGCTGAACGCCAGGCGCCAGTTCGGGCGACCTCCGCTGAGCCGCTCCGCCAGGGCAGCGCACTCGGGGTCGTAGGCGGCGGCCAGGAACAGCAGCGGCAGTGCATCGCGCGGCTCGTACAGGCTACCGACCACGTGGCCCCGCTCGCCGTTGTCTGATCGCGCCTTGTCGAAGCGCACGTCGCTGCCCACGAATTCGGCATGCGTCTTCTCGCCCTTCAGATACGGCATCAGCCACGCCACGCTGTGGGCGATGGAGGCGCCGTTCGCCGCCTTCCAGTGGTAGAAATCCTCGCCCTGCTCCGCGAAGGCCAGCGCCAGCGTAACCAGCGGGCGCAGGTCGTACACGTGGTAGGACAGCGCATCGCGCTCCTGGAAATCGACGCTTTCGCCGCTGGCAAGCAGGTTGTCGTTGATCTGCGCACGCAGGCCGTCCCGGGCGTAGGCGATCAGCCGTGCGTCGCCGAGTGCGAAGCCGATGAGGCCGACGATCTTCAGGCGATGGCTGTGCCAGTTGTTGGTGGCGGTTTTCTTCTTCATCTCCCGCGACCCCATCTCGGCTTCGGCGATGCGGCGCATCCAGCCATCGACCGATTCGCGTGTGGAAGCGCCCAGGTCGGCCCGCACCAGCCGATAACCGAAGATGGCGGGCTCCAGGCCGGTTTCATCGATGGGTTGGCCGGTCGGGCGGTTGACCTGTGCCCAGTGCAGCAGGTAGTCGCCCGCCTTCGCCGCATGGCGCGGGTCGTGGTCGAGCCGGTAGGTGATGGCCAGCGCCTGGATCTTGTCCATGTCCTGCAGGCCCGCTTCGGTCTGGGCCTTGAGCGGATCGCCCCGCAACCGGCCGCCGGTGGTCAGCACGGCCACGGGCCGGGGCTCGCTCTTCATCGCGTCTTCGGCAATGCGGCGCTGGGCCGCCATGGCCGTGCGCCACGCGGGGACGGATGCCGATTGTTCTTTCGCCTGTTCCCACTGCCGGGCCGTGGGCCAAAGGTTCTGCGCACTCGCGACGGACGCGCAAGACACCAGCACCCAGACCCAGGCGGCCGGTGCCCACCTGCGCTTTTTTCCTGGGGATGGTTCCATGTGCGGGATTCCAGATAGAAGAACCACTGAGATTGACCTTTCTTGGCTACCGGCGCGGCACCGTAAAAAGCCGGATGCCGCGCTAAACGTCGCCAGATGAATGAAGGAGGTGCCCTACCCGGCTACCCGGCAAAGACGGCGGAATGAACGGGGATGAGGCTAGGCGGAAGGCTGCTGCCAATTCTCTCCGCCAAAAACCGGACCCTCCGATGATGGACGGCGCCCGACCGGCCATTGCTTCCAACGGTTTCAACGTTGCGGTAAGCGAAGCCTCGAACCATGCCCTGCGAGCGCTCCATGTACACCTGCATCGAGACTGCAACACCTATTTACACAAATCCAATCAACAGATAGGCTCCGGTCCATTTCCGCTATCGCGCAGCCGCGCGGGAGCCATCCGGCCCAATAGCCAACCACCCGAAGGGAATCGATCCGTGAACACTCCTAGAAGCATCCCTCTTTCCCTCTTGGCTGCCGCGATCGTCGCCTCGTGCCTGGGTAGCGCCGTGGTGGCACACGCCGCCGATATTCGGGTCACCGTGCCGTCGGGGGGTGGCTTTGTGGTTCGCAGTG
This region of Acidovorax sp. GBBC 1281 genomic DNA includes:
- a CDS encoding alginate lyase family protein, which gives rise to MAAQRRIAEDAMKSEPRPVAVLTTGGRLRGDPLKAQTEAGLQDMDKIQALAITYRLDHDPRHAAKAGDYLLHWAQVNRPTGQPIDETGLEPAIFGYRLVRADLGASTRESVDGWMRRIAEAEMGSREMKKKTATNNWHSHRLKIVGLIGFALGDARLIAYARDGLRAQINDNLLASGESVDFQERDALSYHVYDLRPLVTLALAFAEQGEDFYHWKAANGASIAHSVAWLMPYLKGEKTHAEFVGSDVRFDKARSDNGERGHVVGSLYEPRDALPLLFLAAAYDPECAALAERLSGGRPNWRLAFSRLPAARNQGG